Proteins encoded in a region of the Moritella marina ATCC 15381 genome:
- the pckA gene encoding phosphoenolpyruvate carboxykinase (ATP), with protein sequence MTDVKNNNTVIGATIDLSVYGIKDVEEIVYNPSYELLFEEETKAGLAGYEKGTVTESGAVAVDTGIFTGRSPKDKYIVRDDTTRDTVWWSDQGKNDNKAITQDVWNDLKTLVTQQLSTKRLFVVDTYCGANANTRLKVRFITEVAWQAHFVKNMFIRPSEAELATYEPDFVVMNGAKCTNPNWEKQGLNSENFVAFNLTEKIQLIGGTWYGGEMKKGMFSYMNYLLPLQGIASMHCSANVSSEGETAIFFGLSGTGKTTLSTDPKRQLIGDDEHGWDDDGVFNFEGGCYAKTIKLSAEAEPEIFSAIRRDALLENVTVLDGGVVDYNDGSKTENTRVSYPIEHIENIVTPISKGGHANKVIFLSADAFGVLPPVSKLTPEQTKYHFLSGFTAKLAGTERGITEPTPTFSACFGAAFLSLHPTKYGQELVKRMEASGAQAYLVNTGWNGTGKRISIKDTRAIIDAILDGSIEKAESKTIPYFNLEVPTTLPGCDTNILDPRDTYEDTNVWEEKAVDLAKRFVNNFEKFTDNEEGKALLAAGPQL encoded by the coding sequence ATGACAGACGTAAAAAATAATAATACAGTTATTGGCGCCACTATCGATCTATCGGTATATGGCATCAAGGATGTTGAAGAAATCGTATATAACCCTTCTTACGAGCTACTTTTTGAAGAAGAAACGAAAGCCGGCCTAGCTGGTTATGAAAAAGGCACTGTGACTGAATCTGGTGCAGTAGCTGTTGATACAGGTATCTTTACAGGTCGTTCACCAAAAGATAAATACATTGTTCGTGACGATACGACACGTGACACGGTATGGTGGTCAGATCAAGGTAAAAATGATAACAAAGCAATCACCCAAGACGTATGGAATGATCTAAAAACACTTGTAACACAACAACTATCAACTAAGCGTTTATTCGTAGTTGATACTTATTGTGGTGCCAATGCCAATACCCGTCTTAAAGTACGTTTCATCACAGAAGTTGCATGGCAAGCGCATTTCGTTAAGAACATGTTCATCCGTCCTAGCGAAGCAGAATTAGCAACTTACGAACCAGATTTCGTGGTAATGAATGGTGCTAAATGCACAAACCCTAACTGGGAAAAACAAGGTCTGAACTCTGAGAACTTTGTAGCATTCAATTTAACAGAAAAAATTCAACTTATTGGTGGTACTTGGTACGGCGGCGAAATGAAAAAAGGTATGTTCTCTTACATGAACTACCTATTGCCACTACAAGGTATTGCATCAATGCATTGTTCAGCAAACGTCAGCTCTGAAGGTGAAACAGCTATCTTCTTTGGTTTATCTGGTACAGGTAAAACCACATTATCTACCGATCCAAAACGCCAATTAATTGGTGATGATGAACACGGTTGGGATGACGACGGTGTATTCAACTTTGAAGGCGGTTGCTACGCAAAAACAATTAAGTTAAGTGCAGAAGCGGAACCTGAAATCTTTAGCGCGATCCGTCGTGACGCATTACTTGAAAATGTAACCGTACTTGACGGTGGCGTTGTTGATTATAATGATGGTTCAAAAACAGAAAATACCCGCGTATCTTACCCTATCGAGCACATCGAAAATATCGTAACACCGATCTCAAAAGGCGGTCACGCAAATAAAGTTATTTTCTTAAGCGCTGATGCATTTGGTGTTTTACCACCAGTATCTAAACTAACGCCAGAGCAAACTAAATACCATTTCCTATCAGGCTTTACAGCTAAGTTAGCCGGTACTGAACGTGGCATCACTGAACCGACTCCTACTTTTTCAGCTTGTTTCGGCGCTGCGTTCCTTTCTCTTCATCCGACTAAATACGGTCAAGAGTTAGTAAAACGTATGGAAGCATCTGGTGCACAAGCTTACTTGGTTAACACAGGTTGGAATGGCACAGGTAAACGTATTTCAATTAAAGATACTCGTGCTATCATCGATGCTATCCTTGATGGCTCTATTGAGAAAGCGGAAAGCAAAACAATCCCTTATTTCAATCTAGAAGTACCTACAACATTACCAGGTTGTGACACTAACATTCTTGACCCTCGTGATACGTATGAAGATACAAACGTATGGGAAGAGAAAGCGGTAGACCTTGCTAAACGTTTCGTGAATAACTTCGAGAAGTTCACTGATAACGAAGAAGGCAAAGCACTACTTGCTGCAGGCCCACAACTGTAA
- a CDS encoding Tex family protein — translation MSKLATLIAQEINAHVRQVKAAITLLDDGSTVPFIARYRKEATEGLDDGQLRTLEQRLTYLRELEIRRDTILKNIAEQGKLTPQLTALINTAETKTRLEDLYLPFKTKRRTKGQIAIEAGLTPLAESLMANPQQQPLLLAKQFITSEGNFAQPEQVLEGAKFILMEKASVDAELIAKVRKQLLAHATLESKENKKSATEDSKFKDYFSHSEGISKVPSHRMLAMLRGKNEGELQIGLNADPEFTEKNATSYCEVIIAKHLGIQYQNKPADEWLKSVVHSSWKQKLLSQLETELIGKMKESAEVEAIKVFAANLTALLMASPAGPKVTLGLDPGLRTGSKIAIVDATGKLLDHTTIYPHVPQQQWQQSLSTLATLCQRHNVELVSIGNGTASRETDKLIAELIKAKPELKLQKMMVSEAGASVYSASELAANEFPQLDVSIRGAVSIARRLQDPLAELVKIDPKAIGVGQYQHDVNQTLLSKQLDIVIEDCVNKVGVNVNLASAALLSRVAGLNKTIAENIVSYRDDNGPFSKRNELKKVARLGPKAFEQCAGFLRILNAKDPLDSSAVHPESYPVVKDIIQQIGKNITEIMGNSELLKSLNPQDYTNAKFGLPTIEDILQELEKPGRDPRPEFKTATFKEGIEKIADLKPGMQLEGIISNVTNFGAFVDIGVHQDGLVHISALTNRFVKDPHEIVKAGQIVKVKVTEIDIARKRIALTMRLDDKVEKNHQAHSGSKQFIANSLKSNNQAEPKKQHKTESKNTTFGNNAFADAFANAKKR, via the coding sequence GTGTCTAAATTAGCTACTCTTATCGCGCAAGAAATTAATGCACATGTCCGCCAAGTTAAGGCCGCAATCACCCTGCTCGATGACGGCTCAACAGTCCCTTTCATCGCTCGTTACAGAAAAGAAGCCACTGAAGGCTTAGATGATGGTCAATTAAGAACATTAGAGCAACGTCTAACTTACTTACGTGAATTAGAAATACGCCGTGACACTATTTTAAAAAATATCGCGGAGCAAGGTAAATTAACCCCGCAATTAACAGCTTTAATCAATACTGCAGAAACAAAGACACGTTTAGAAGACCTGTATCTGCCTTTTAAAACAAAACGCCGTACCAAAGGGCAAATAGCTATTGAAGCGGGTTTAACGCCATTAGCGGAATCGCTGATGGCCAACCCACAACAGCAGCCACTATTACTTGCTAAACAATTTATTACATCAGAAGGAAACTTCGCTCAACCAGAACAAGTTCTCGAAGGCGCTAAATTCATTCTGATGGAAAAAGCCAGTGTTGATGCAGAACTCATTGCCAAAGTACGTAAGCAATTACTGGCACATGCAACGCTCGAATCCAAAGAAAATAAAAAGTCAGCCACCGAAGACAGTAAATTTAAAGATTACTTTAGTCACAGTGAAGGCATCAGTAAAGTGCCATCACACCGTATGCTAGCCATGTTACGCGGTAAAAATGAAGGGGAATTACAAATAGGCTTAAATGCAGATCCTGAATTCACAGAAAAAAATGCCACGAGTTATTGTGAGGTGATCATCGCAAAACACCTCGGTATCCAGTATCAAAATAAACCCGCTGATGAATGGTTAAAGTCTGTTGTGCACAGCAGCTGGAAACAAAAATTACTGAGCCAATTAGAAACTGAACTTATCGGCAAGATGAAAGAATCAGCCGAAGTAGAAGCAATTAAAGTATTCGCCGCCAACCTAACAGCTTTACTAATGGCATCGCCTGCAGGACCAAAAGTCACACTGGGACTTGATCCAGGATTACGTACAGGTTCAAAAATTGCCATCGTTGATGCCACCGGTAAATTACTCGATCACACGACGATCTACCCGCATGTGCCACAACAGCAATGGCAGCAATCTCTGTCGACGCTAGCGACGTTATGTCAACGTCATAACGTTGAGTTAGTCAGTATTGGTAATGGTACTGCGTCCCGTGAAACAGACAAACTCATTGCTGAATTGATCAAAGCCAAACCTGAGCTGAAATTACAAAAAATGATGGTCAGCGAAGCGGGGGCTTCTGTTTATTCAGCATCAGAATTAGCTGCTAATGAATTTCCACAGCTAGATGTATCAATTCGTGGCGCCGTATCTATTGCCAGACGTCTACAAGATCCACTTGCTGAATTAGTTAAGATAGATCCAAAAGCGATTGGTGTAGGTCAATATCAACATGACGTCAACCAAACCTTATTATCAAAACAGCTCGATATCGTTATTGAAGATTGCGTAAATAAAGTCGGTGTTAATGTTAACCTAGCGTCTGCAGCCCTGCTCTCTCGCGTGGCTGGATTAAATAAAACCATTGCAGAGAATATCGTCAGCTATCGTGATGATAACGGGCCATTTAGCAAGCGAAATGAATTAAAAAAAGTAGCGCGTTTAGGGCCGAAAGCCTTTGAACAATGTGCTGGTTTTTTACGTATCTTAAATGCCAAAGACCCATTAGATAGCTCAGCAGTACATCCTGAATCATACCCAGTTGTCAAAGACATAATCCAGCAAATAGGTAAGAATATTACCGAGATAATGGGCAACAGCGAACTGCTTAAATCACTTAATCCGCAAGATTACACCAATGCTAAATTCGGTTTACCGACAATTGAGGATATTCTGCAAGAATTAGAAAAACCAGGTCGCGACCCAAGACCAGAGTTCAAAACGGCGACGTTCAAAGAAGGCATTGAAAAAATAGCAGATTTAAAGCCAGGGATGCAACTTGAAGGGATTATAAGTAACGTCACTAACTTTGGCGCTTTTGTGGATATAGGTGTTCACCAAGACGGGTTAGTGCATATTTCAGCGTTAACAAATCGCTTTGTTAAAGACCCCCATGAAATCGTTAAAGCAGGGCAAATAGTCAAAGTAAAAGTAACCGAAATCGATATTGCGAGAAAGCGTATAGCCTTAACCATGCGGTTAGATGATAAGGTGGAAAAAAATCATCAAGCTCACTCTGGTAGTAAGCAATTTATAGCTAATAGTCTGAAATCGAACAACCAAGCAGAGCCGAAAAAACAGCATAAAACAGAGAGTAAAAATACCACTTTTGGTAATAATGCGTTTGCAGACGCCTTTGCTAATGCCAAGAAACGTTAA
- a CDS encoding helix-turn-helix domain-containing protein, with amino-acid sequence MSKYSREFKLITAQQCLDGKSSRILANELSIPSQLIRYWTQVFAIHGTDAFLPNLHASNAKTKLQALKLMWTNEWSLNHTSAILNQSSPGTLSVWLKKYNEFGLRGLERSSISRLKMKQSNTTTKPDSEMTTEELKEELAYLRAENAVLKKLEELEQAKRRQTKKKR; translated from the coding sequence ATGTCAAAATATAGCCGTGAGTTTAAACTTATCACTGCACAACAGTGTCTAGATGGTAAGTCATCTAGAATATTAGCGAATGAACTATCAATACCCTCTCAGTTAATTCGATATTGGACTCAAGTCTTTGCAATTCATGGCACAGATGCATTCCTGCCAAATTTGCATGCCAGCAATGCAAAAACAAAGCTACAAGCATTAAAATTAATGTGGACAAATGAATGGTCTCTCAATCACACTAGTGCCATATTAAATCAGTCTTCTCCCGGTACGCTCTCTGTATGGTTAAAAAAATATAACGAGTTTGGCTTAAGAGGGCTTGAACGCTCCTCAATAAGTAGGCTTAAAATGAAACAATCTAATACGACCACAAAACCAGATAGTGAAATGACAACAGAAGAGCTGAAAGAAGAGCTTGCTTATCTACGAGCAGAGAATGCTGTGTTAAAAAAGTTGGAAGAGCTAGAGCAGGCAAAGCGCCGACAAACAAAGAAAAAACGGTAA
- the tuf gene encoding elongation factor Tu, whose translation MSKEKFVRSNTHVNVGTIGHVDHGKTTLTAAITNVLAKVYGGEAKDFASIDNAPEERERGITINTSHVEYDTPNRHYAHVDCPGHADYVKNMITGAAQMDGAILVVAATDGPMPQTREHILLSRQVGVPYIIVFMNKCDMVDDEELLELVEMEVRELLSEYDFPGDDLPVIQGSALKALEGEKEYEDKIVELAEALDSYIPDPERAIDMPFIMPIEDVFSISGRGTVVTGRVEQGIVNVGDSVEIVGIRETVTTTCTGVEMFRKLLDEGRAGENIGALLRGTKREDVERGQVLAKPGSITPHTKFESEVYVLSKEEGGRHTPFFKGYRPQFYFRTTDITGAVELPEGVEMVMPGDNLKFVVELINPIAMEEGLRFAIREGGRTVGAGVVSKVIA comes from the coding sequence GTGTCTAAAGAAAAATTTGTACGTAGTAATACCCACGTAAACGTAGGTACAATTGGTCACGTTGACCATGGTAAAACAACTCTAACAGCAGCAATCACAAACGTACTTGCAAAAGTATACGGTGGTGAAGCTAAAGATTTCGCATCAATCGATAACGCTCCTGAAGAAAGAGAACGTGGTATCACGATCAACACTTCACACGTTGAATATGATACGCCTAACCGTCACTACGCACACGTAGATTGCCCTGGTCACGCCGATTATGTTAAAAACATGATCACTGGTGCTGCTCAAATGGACGGCGCTATCCTAGTTGTTGCTGCTACTGATGGCCCTATGCCACAAACACGTGAGCACATCCTACTTTCTCGTCAGGTTGGCGTTCCTTACATCATCGTATTCATGAACAAATGTGATATGGTTGATGATGAAGAACTACTTGAACTAGTAGAAATGGAAGTTCGTGAACTTCTTTCTGAATATGACTTCCCAGGTGATGACCTACCAGTTATCCAGGGTTCTGCTCTTAAAGCTCTTGAAGGCGAAAAAGAGTACGAAGACAAGATTGTTGAACTAGCTGAAGCGCTAGATTCATACATCCCTGATCCTGAACGTGCTATCGATATGCCTTTCATTATGCCTATCGAAGACGTTTTCTCAATCTCAGGCCGTGGTACTGTTGTAACTGGTCGTGTTGAGCAAGGTATCGTTAACGTTGGTGATTCAGTAGAAATCGTTGGTATTCGCGAAACTGTTACTACTACATGTACTGGTGTTGAAATGTTCCGTAAACTGCTTGACGAAGGTCGTGCTGGTGAGAACATTGGTGCACTTCTACGTGGTACTAAACGTGAAGACGTTGAACGTGGTCAAGTACTAGCTAAGCCTGGTTCAATCACTCCACATACTAAGTTTGAATCTGAAGTATACGTACTTTCTAAAGAAGAGGGTGGTCGTCACACTCCTTTCTTTAAAGGTTACCGTCCACAGTTCTACTTCCGTACAACTGACATCACTGGTGCTGTAGAGCTTCCAGAAGGTGTTGAAATGGTTATGCCTGGTGACAACCTTAAGTTTGTTGTTGAGCTAATCAACCCAATCGCGATGGAAGAAGGTCTACGCTTCGCTATCCGTGAAGGTGGCCGTACAGTTGGTGCTGGTGTTGTTTCTAAAGTAATCGCTTAA
- the greB gene encoding transcription elongation factor GreB gives MAISNLITRVGWETLDKRLKFLWKEERPRVTKVVSWAASLGDRSENADYKENKHLLRSIDREIRFLVKRLEVLEIVDYRPQQDGTVYFGAYAELEDDNGTVIQCRIVGRDELDPKRNFVTVDSPMAKALIGKQVDDEAVVHTPAGTKTWYINKIQYNPFID, from the coding sequence TTGGCTATATCAAACTTAATCACTCGCGTCGGTTGGGAAACCTTAGATAAACGACTCAAATTTCTCTGGAAAGAAGAAAGACCAAGAGTCACAAAAGTTGTGTCTTGGGCTGCATCTTTAGGTGATCGCAGTGAAAATGCTGACTACAAAGAAAATAAACATTTACTCCGCAGTATCGACCGTGAAATCCGATTTTTAGTGAAACGTCTAGAAGTATTAGAAATTGTCGATTATCGGCCACAGCAAGATGGGACGGTCTATTTTGGCGCGTATGCCGAATTAGAAGATGATAATGGTACGGTGATCCAGTGTCGGATTGTGGGACGTGACGAACTAGACCCAAAGCGTAATTTTGTGACCGTTGATTCGCCAATGGCCAAAGCCCTTATCGGTAAGCAAGTCGATGATGAAGCGGTTGTACACACGCCTGCAGGCACTAAAACTTGGTACATCAACAAGATCCAATACAACCCCTTTATAGACTAA